The Blautia hydrogenotrophica DSM 10507 genome window below encodes:
- a CDS encoding RNA-binding S4 domain-containing protein yields MMEIKLREEFIKLGQAIKAAGLVEDGVEAKYVIQEGLVKVNQEVETRRGRKLVEGDVVSFEDNEIRIVR; encoded by the coding sequence ATGATGGAAATTAAGTTGAGAGAAGAATTTATAAAATTGGGACAGGCAATCAAAGCGGCTGGTTTAGTGGAAGATGGAGTCGAAGCAAAGTATGTGATTCAAGAAGGTCTGGTGAAAGTAAACCAGGAGGTGGAAACTCGAAGAGGCAGAAAATTAGTTGAAGGCGATGTGGTCTCATTTGAAGATAATGAGATTAGAATTGTCAGGTGA
- the dnaN gene encoding DNA polymerase III subunit beta, giving the protein MKIICSKSNLSKGVNIALKAVPSKTTMPILECILIDATANQIKFVTNDMELGIETMVDGTISEKGMIALDAKIFSEIIRKLPDNDVTIQTDDKLNTLITCEKAKFNIPGKSGEDFVYLPMIERDASITLSQFTLKEMIRQTIFSIAVNENNKLMTGELFEIKDNYLKIVSLDGHRIAIRRMELAKDYEDRKIIVPGKTLNEISKILSGEVDDQVTIYFTKNHILFEFDQTLVLSRLIEGEYFRIDQMLSSDYETKLKINKKEFLSCIDRATLLVREGDKKPIIINITDTSMVLTIDSAMGSMDEEIDIVKEGKDILIGFNPKFLIDALRVIDDEEITIYLVNPKAPCFIKDDKGSYTYLILPVNFSQAR; this is encoded by the coding sequence ATGAAAATTATTTGTTCAAAAAGTAACTTATCAAAAGGAGTAAATATAGCACTCAAAGCAGTACCTTCAAAGACAACTATGCCTATTCTAGAGTGTATCTTAATTGATGCAACTGCCAACCAAATTAAATTTGTCACAAATGACATGGAACTTGGAATTGAGACTATGGTAGATGGAACCATTTCTGAAAAAGGAATGATTGCCTTAGATGCCAAGATCTTCTCTGAGATTATACGAAAACTCCCAGATAATGATGTCACAATTCAAACAGATGATAAGTTAAATACTCTGATAACTTGCGAAAAAGCAAAATTTAATATACCTGGTAAATCAGGAGAAGATTTTGTTTATCTTCCGATGATTGAAAGAGATGCTAGTATAACGTTGTCTCAATTCACTCTAAAAGAAATGATTCGTCAGACAATATTTTCAATTGCAGTCAATGAAAACAACAAATTAATGACTGGAGAATTGTTTGAAATCAAAGATAATTATCTAAAAATAGTGTCTTTGGATGGTCACCGTATAGCGATCAGGCGAATGGAACTGGCAAAAGACTATGAAGATAGAAAAATTATAGTGCCTGGAAAAACGTTGAATGAAATCAGTAAAATTCTCTCTGGAGAAGTAGATGATCAAGTAACGATATATTTTACTAAGAATCACATATTGTTTGAGTTTGATCAAACCTTAGTTCTTTCCAGGTTGATTGAGGGAGAGTATTTCAGAATTGATCAGATGTTGTCTAGTGATTATGAGACGAAGCTAAAGATTAATAAGAAAGAGTTTTTAAGCTGTATTGATCGTGCAACACTTTTGGTTCGTGAAGGAGATAAAAAACCAATTATTATAAACATCACAGATACTTCCATGGTGCTTACCATAGATTCTGCTATGGGTTCTATGGATGAAGAAATTGATATTGTAAAAGAGGGAAAAGATATCTTGATCGGATTCAATCCGAAATTTTTGATTGATGCTCTGAGAGTAATTGATGACGAAGAAATCACCATTTATCTGGTGAATCCAAAAGCCCCATGTTTTATTAAAGATGATAAAGGGTCTTATACGTATCTGATTCTCCCGGTAAATTTTAGCCAAGCCAGGTGA